Proteins encoded within one genomic window of Rhinolophus sinicus isolate RSC01 linkage group LG05, ASM3656204v1, whole genome shotgun sequence:
- the IP6K3 gene encoding inositol hexakisphosphate kinase 3 isoform X1, which yields MVVQNSADAGDTNVGVQLEPFLHQVGGHLCVMKYDEDTVCKPLVSQEQKFYESLPLAMKQFTPQYKGTITVHLRKDSLGHLSLVANPRKENQEPFKVSTASAAVAIWQTLQQTTTSSGSTRPLSQWQHAQLAHALEESSATALLRSEFHLSTPVSSLVEDANGNQAESRSFNPWGLHCHLAHLTRLCTEYPENKRHRFLLLENVVSRYKHPCILDLKMGTRQHGDDAPEEKKARHTMKCAQSTSARLGVRVCGMQVFQTDKKHFLCKDKYYGRKLSAEGFRQALYQFLHNGTRLRTELLEPIQRQLRALLSVIRSQSSYRFYSSSLLIIYDGQELLEGSLGSPHPREAPQTAHGSSLGDLAKVDIRMIDFAHTTYKGSWNEHTTYDGPDPGYIFGLENLIQIMQDIQEGE from the exons ATGGTTGTGCAGAATAGTGCAGATGCCGGGGACACCAATGTGGGGGTGCAACTGGAGCCCTTCCTGCACCAGGTTGGGGGGCACCTGTGTGTGATGAAGTATGACGAGGACACTGTGTGCAAGCCCCTCGTCTCCCAGGAGCAGAAGTTCTATGAATCCCTGCCGCTAGCCATGAAGCAGTTCACCCCACAGTACAAAG GTACCATCACGGTGCACCTCCGGAAAGATAGTCTTGGCCATCTCAGCCTGGTTGCCAACCCACGGAAGGAGAACCAGGAGCCCTTTAAAGTCTCCACAGCGTCAGCGGCGGTGGCGATATGGCAGACGCTCCAGCAGACCACCACCAGCAGTGGCAGCACCCGGCCCCTCTCCCAGTGGCAGCACGCTCAGCTGGCACACGCACTCGAAGAGAG CTCGGCCACAGCTCTCCTGAGGTCCGAGTTCCACCTCAGCACGCCCGTGTCCTCCCTGGTGGAAGATGCTAATGGGAACCAGGCCGAGAGCAGGAGCTTTAACCCGTGGGGCCTGCACTGCCATCTGGCCCACCTGACCCGCCTGTGCACCGAGTACCCGGAGAACAAGCGGCACC GGTTCTTGTTGCTGGAAAACGTCGTGTCACGATACAAGCATCCCTGCATCCTGGACCTGAAGATGGGGACCAGGCAGCACGGGGATGACGCGCCCGAGGAGAAGAAGGCCCGGCACACGATGAAATGCGCGCAAAGCACCTCAGCCCGCCTGGGCGTGCGTGTCTGCGGCATGCAG GTTTTTCAAACTGATAAGAAGCACTTTCTCTGCAAAGACAAATACTATGGAAGGAAACTCTCGGCCGAGGGGTTCAGACAAGCCCTCTATCAGTTCCTGCACAACGGAACCCGCCTTCGGACAGAGCTGCTAGAGCCCATCCAGCGCCAGCTCCGGGCCCTCCTCTCAGTCATTAGGAGCCAGAGTTCGTACCGGTTCTACTCCAGCTCTCTCCTCATCATCTACGATGGGCAGGAGCTGCTGGAAGGAAGCCTAGGCAGCCCGCACCCTCGGGAGGCTCCGCAGACAGCCCATGGCAGCTCTCTAGGAGATCTCGCCAAAGTGGACATCCGGATGATCGACTTTGCTCACACGACATACAAGGGCTCCTGGAATGAGCACACCACTTACGACGGACCAGATCCGGGCTATATTTTTGGCCTGGAAAACCTCATCCAGATCATGCAGGATATTCAGGAGGGAGAATGA
- the IP6K3 gene encoding inositol hexakisphosphate kinase 3 isoform X2: MYRAGFVYSVKGQKCDKAEAVPRLAQGYFLQAPRLRAHSGTGTITVHLRKDSLGHLSLVANPRKENQEPFKVSTASAAVAIWQTLQQTTTSSGSTRPLSQWQHAQLAHALEESSATALLRSEFHLSTPVSSLVEDANGNQAESRSFNPWGLHCHLAHLTRLCTEYPENKRHRFLLLENVVSRYKHPCILDLKMGTRQHGDDAPEEKKARHTMKCAQSTSARLGVRVCGMQVFQTDKKHFLCKDKYYGRKLSAEGFRQALYQFLHNGTRLRTELLEPIQRQLRALLSVIRSQSSYRFYSSSLLIIYDGQELLEGSLGSPHPREAPQTAHGSSLGDLAKVDIRMIDFAHTTYKGSWNEHTTYDGPDPGYIFGLENLIQIMQDIQEGE, translated from the exons ATGTACAGGGCTGGCTTTGTTTACAGCGTGAAGGGTCAGAAATGCGATAAAGCAGAGGCTGTGCCAAGATTGGCCCAAGGCTATTTTCTGCAGGCTCCACGGCTCCGGGCTCATTCTGGAACAG GTACCATCACGGTGCACCTCCGGAAAGATAGTCTTGGCCATCTCAGCCTGGTTGCCAACCCACGGAAGGAGAACCAGGAGCCCTTTAAAGTCTCCACAGCGTCAGCGGCGGTGGCGATATGGCAGACGCTCCAGCAGACCACCACCAGCAGTGGCAGCACCCGGCCCCTCTCCCAGTGGCAGCACGCTCAGCTGGCACACGCACTCGAAGAGAG CTCGGCCACAGCTCTCCTGAGGTCCGAGTTCCACCTCAGCACGCCCGTGTCCTCCCTGGTGGAAGATGCTAATGGGAACCAGGCCGAGAGCAGGAGCTTTAACCCGTGGGGCCTGCACTGCCATCTGGCCCACCTGACCCGCCTGTGCACCGAGTACCCGGAGAACAAGCGGCACC GGTTCTTGTTGCTGGAAAACGTCGTGTCACGATACAAGCATCCCTGCATCCTGGACCTGAAGATGGGGACCAGGCAGCACGGGGATGACGCGCCCGAGGAGAAGAAGGCCCGGCACACGATGAAATGCGCGCAAAGCACCTCAGCCCGCCTGGGCGTGCGTGTCTGCGGCATGCAG GTTTTTCAAACTGATAAGAAGCACTTTCTCTGCAAAGACAAATACTATGGAAGGAAACTCTCGGCCGAGGGGTTCAGACAAGCCCTCTATCAGTTCCTGCACAACGGAACCCGCCTTCGGACAGAGCTGCTAGAGCCCATCCAGCGCCAGCTCCGGGCCCTCCTCTCAGTCATTAGGAGCCAGAGTTCGTACCGGTTCTACTCCAGCTCTCTCCTCATCATCTACGATGGGCAGGAGCTGCTGGAAGGAAGCCTAGGCAGCCCGCACCCTCGGGAGGCTCCGCAGACAGCCCATGGCAGCTCTCTAGGAGATCTCGCCAAAGTGGACATCCGGATGATCGACTTTGCTCACACGACATACAAGGGCTCCTGGAATGAGCACACCACTTACGACGGACCAGATCCGGGCTATATTTTTGGCCTGGAAAACCTCATCCAGATCATGCAGGATATTCAGGAGGGAGAATGA